One genomic region from Terriglobales bacterium encodes:
- a CDS encoding DUF763 domain-containing protein, whose translation MKRSGTADLPLHGGRVPSWLAERMTVLGTAICESVLYHYGTSELLTRLSDPFWFQALGCVMGMDWHSSGITTSVLGALKRGLNLRAHELGIYVCGGRGKHSRKTPAELLVIAGRSGLDGDKLVRASRLTARIDNNAIADGFQLYLHSFVLSSKGEWAVVQQGMNDATGMARRYHWHSATVRDFVSEPHTAIVGESQGTVMNLVDAHAAPAQQALLEIVRENPEKTLAETRNLTMPRHHDVRTPDVDLKRLGAVLALAYEREFHDFGELLLLEKLGPRTLQSLALVAEVVHGTPTRFADPARFSFAHGGKDGHPFPVPLKTYDQSISVLRRALDTAKVDHPEKLDGFKRLDRFVRKIERTASPRADLEAAITHEKKISPEFGGRTVFDDHEEPHRGQLELFGN comes from the coding sequence ATGAAGCGCTCCGGCACAGCCGACCTCCCGCTCCACGGCGGACGTGTTCCGTCCTGGCTGGCCGAGCGCATGACGGTTCTGGGTACCGCCATCTGCGAGAGCGTTCTGTACCATTACGGAACGTCGGAACTGCTCACCCGCCTCAGCGACCCATTCTGGTTTCAGGCCCTCGGCTGCGTAATGGGCATGGACTGGCACTCGTCAGGCATCACGACTTCAGTGCTGGGAGCTCTCAAACGCGGACTCAATCTCCGCGCGCACGAACTTGGGATCTACGTCTGTGGCGGACGTGGCAAGCACTCGCGCAAAACTCCTGCCGAACTGCTCGTGATCGCCGGCCGCTCCGGCCTGGACGGTGACAAGCTGGTCCGTGCCAGCCGACTCACCGCCCGCATCGACAACAACGCCATCGCGGACGGCTTTCAGCTCTATCTGCATTCCTTCGTCCTGAGCAGCAAGGGAGAGTGGGCGGTGGTTCAACAAGGCATGAACGACGCCACTGGCATGGCCCGCCGATATCACTGGCATTCGGCCACGGTGCGCGACTTCGTCAGCGAACCGCACACCGCGATCGTCGGAGAGTCGCAGGGTACAGTCATGAACCTGGTGGACGCGCACGCCGCACCGGCGCAGCAGGCGCTGCTGGAAATCGTGCGCGAGAATCCGGAGAAGACGCTTGCCGAAACTCGCAATCTCACCATGCCGCGTCATCACGACGTGCGCACGCCCGATGTCGATCTCAAGCGTCTAGGAGCGGTGCTCGCGCTCGCCTATGAACGCGAGTTCCACGATTTCGGCGAACTCCTGCTGCTGGAAAAGCTAGGTCCGCGCACGCTGCAATCGCTGGCCCTCGTGGCTGAGGTGGTCCACGGCACGCCAACGCGCTTCGCCGATCCGGCTCGATTCTCTTTTGCGCATGGCGGCAAAGATGGCCATCCATTCCCAGTACCGCTCAAGACGTACGATCAATCAATCTCAGTGCTCCGCCGTGCGCTCGATACCGCGAAGGTAGACCATCCTGAAAAACTCGATGGCTTCAAACGGCTGGATCGATTCGTGCGCAAGATCGAACGAACGGCTTCGCCGCGAGCCGATCTGGAGGCCGCCATCACCCACGAGAAGAAGATTTCGCCCGAATTCGGAGGGAGAACGGTCTTCGATGACCATGAAGAACCGCATCGCGGACAATTGGAATTGTTCGGGAACTGA
- a CDS encoding type II toxin-antitoxin system VapB family antitoxin has product MSLNIKNKDAHRLANQLAKLTGENMTEAVTNALRERLERIRDRRGSSLVERLLAIGKDCSKRLKEPYRSADHADLLYDEKGLPK; this is encoded by the coding sequence ATGAGCTTGAACATCAAAAACAAGGATGCTCACCGCTTAGCGAACCAGCTTGCCAAGCTAACGGGCGAAAACATGACCGAAGCCGTAACCAACGCATTGCGGGAGCGCCTGGAGCGCATAAGAGATAGGCGCGGCTCCAGCCTTGTCGAGCGGCTCTTGGCCATTGGCAAAGATTGCAGCAAACGACTGAAAGAGCCTTATCGTTCGGCCGATCACGCGGATCTTCTCTACGACGAAAAAGGCCTCCCAAAATGA
- a CDS encoding type II toxin-antitoxin system VapC family toxin has protein sequence MIVDSSALIAILRDESDARVYAEAIGNANSRRISAATYVETAAVIDGSRDPIASRRLDELLRQARFVIEPVTEAQARVARAAYRDFGRSSGHRARLNFGDCFPYALAKAMDEPLLFKGKDFGYTDIKSALP, from the coding sequence ATGATTGTGGACAGCTCCGCTCTCATTGCAATCCTTAGAGACGAATCCGACGCCAGAGTTTACGCCGAAGCTATCGGCAATGCCAACTCTAGGCGTATTTCCGCAGCAACCTACGTAGAGACTGCTGCTGTGATCGATGGAAGCCGTGATCCCATAGCGAGTCGACGACTCGATGAGTTGCTTCGCCAAGCTCGATTCGTCATTGAACCGGTTACCGAAGCGCAAGCCCGGGTGGCGCGGGCTGCTTATCGAGATTTTGGGCGAAGCAGCGGCCACCGCGCCCGTCTAAATTTTGGTGATTGCTTCCCCTATGCGTTAGCAAAAGCGATGGACGAGCCGTTGCTCTTCAAAGGCAAGGACTTCGGCTACACCGATATCAAATCTGCCCTCCCATAA
- a CDS encoding beta-galactosidase: protein MIDNWRCCSLRAALLIAVALFAPNALISQSSAPQPPAILLGTAWYPEQWPESRWDADLELMQKAGIHMVRVGEFAWSRMEPSEGQYDLDWLDHAIAAASKHGIYTVLGTPSAAPPAWLTQKYPETLRMEEDGRRAEHGNRQQFNFANPKYRQLARSIAEQMAKRFGHNPWVIGWQIDNEYAEESYDPDTKAQFQQWLKARYGTLDNLNTRWTTAYWSQTYSSWNQIPIETRYGNPGLLLSWRRFVSDTWRSYQKNQLDVIRANSDPRQFITTNMMGWFDRYDHYVVSQDLDLASWDDYVGEGHLDPAKNGATHDLTRGFKRKNFWVMETQPGSVNWAPINNALNKGEVRAMAWHAIGHGADTVSYWQWRSALNGQEEYHGTLVGADGTPVPLYSEVQQLGQEFAKASPVLAGTTVKSDVAILHSYDSRWAINWQKHNSKYDPVAEIVSYYKPLRAISQSIDIVAPTAPLTQYKLVVAPGLNVLSDAAAKNLENYVRQGGHLVLGQRLGMKDDDNALQTERQPGPLVNLLGGRVEQYYALTDPVPVQGNLGSGESKLWAELLSAKDSGTEVLETYGKSNGWLDGQPAAITRKVGNGRITYIGAWLDDAAMQSAAKWMTDVSGVKPVLPSVPDGVDVYPRYGSRGAVLILVNFSKADQTVPLRTAMTDVLAGGAKQSVSLPVYGVAVLQASR from the coding sequence ATGATCGACAACTGGCGATGCTGTTCCCTTCGCGCTGCTTTGCTCATTGCGGTTGCCTTATTTGCTCCAAACGCGCTGATAAGCCAATCGAGTGCTCCGCAGCCGCCGGCGATTTTGCTGGGCACGGCGTGGTATCCGGAGCAATGGCCGGAGTCGCGTTGGGATGCCGATCTCGAACTCATGCAGAAGGCCGGCATCCACATGGTGCGGGTCGGCGAGTTTGCCTGGAGCCGCATGGAGCCGAGTGAAGGTCAGTACGATCTCGATTGGCTCGATCATGCGATCGCGGCCGCTTCGAAGCACGGCATCTACACCGTTCTGGGAACTCCGAGCGCCGCTCCACCTGCATGGCTCACGCAGAAATATCCGGAAACACTGCGCATGGAAGAAGACGGGCGCCGGGCCGAGCACGGGAATCGGCAGCAGTTCAACTTTGCCAATCCGAAATACCGCCAACTGGCGCGCAGCATTGCCGAGCAGATGGCGAAGCGATTTGGACATAATCCTTGGGTGATCGGATGGCAGATCGACAACGAGTACGCCGAAGAATCCTATGATCCAGACACAAAGGCGCAATTCCAGCAATGGCTCAAGGCCCGATACGGGACTCTCGATAACCTGAATACACGCTGGACCACAGCGTACTGGAGCCAGACCTATTCCAGCTGGAACCAGATTCCGATCGAAACCCGATACGGGAATCCCGGCCTCCTGCTGAGTTGGCGACGATTCGTGAGCGATACCTGGCGCAGCTATCAGAAGAACCAGCTCGATGTGATCCGCGCCAACTCCGATCCGCGACAGTTCATTACCACAAACATGATGGGATGGTTCGATCGTTACGATCACTATGTCGTCAGCCAGGATCTCGACCTGGCTTCTTGGGACGACTACGTCGGTGAAGGCCATCTTGATCCGGCAAAGAATGGTGCAACGCACGATCTGACGCGCGGCTTCAAGCGCAAGAACTTCTGGGTGATGGAGACCCAGCCCGGCTCAGTGAACTGGGCACCGATAAACAATGCACTCAACAAAGGCGAAGTGCGCGCCATGGCGTGGCACGCGATCGGCCACGGCGCTGACACGGTGAGCTACTGGCAGTGGCGCAGCGCTCTCAATGGTCAGGAGGAGTATCATGGCACGCTGGTTGGAGCCGATGGCACACCAGTACCGCTCTACTCAGAGGTTCAGCAGCTTGGTCAGGAGTTTGCGAAGGCGAGTCCGGTGCTCGCGGGAACTACGGTGAAGTCGGATGTCGCCATTCTGCATTCTTACGACAGCCGCTGGGCGATCAACTGGCAGAAGCACAATTCGAAATACGATCCCGTAGCGGAGATCGTGAGCTACTACAAGCCGCTGCGCGCGATCAGCCAGTCGATCGATATCGTCGCGCCTACAGCTCCGCTCACGCAGTACAAGCTTGTGGTTGCCCCTGGACTGAATGTCCTGTCGGACGCTGCCGCGAAGAACCTCGAGAACTATGTGCGGCAGGGCGGGCATCTTGTGCTGGGTCAGCGCTTGGGAATGAAGGATGACGACAACGCTCTGCAGACGGAACGTCAACCGGGTCCGCTGGTCAATCTGCTCGGCGGACGCGTCGAGCAGTATTACGCACTCACCGATCCCGTTCCCGTTCAGGGAAACCTCGGATCGGGCGAATCGAAGCTGTGGGCAGAGTTGCTGAGCGCCAAGGACTCGGGAACGGAGGTCCTCGAGACCTATGGCAAGAGCAATGGATGGCTCGATGGTCAGCCGGCAGCAATCACGCGCAAGGTTGGCAATGGCCGGATCACTTACATTGGGGCATGGCTCGACGATGCTGCCATGCAGTCCGCTGCGAAATGGATGACCGATGTCAGCGGCGTGAAACCCGTGCTTCCGTCAGTGCCCGACGGAGTCGATGTGTATCCGAGATATGGTAGCCGGGGAGCGGTCCTTATTCTGGTGAACTTCTCGAAAGCTGACCAGACGGTGCCATTGCGGACAGCGATGACCGACGTCTTAGCAGGAGGAGCGAAGCAGTCCGTGAGTTTGCCGGTGTATGGAGTGGCGGTGCTGCAAGCGTCGAGGTGA
- a CDS encoding tetratricopeptide repeat protein — protein MTLRFCLGLFTTWAIVACGLLAAQTNGQSRNLDRSFQSAVADYNAGHFPQAASKLEALLPQAPNSFDVHELLGLIYSAESQNAKATEHLQKAVSLNPASAAARTNLAANLVRRKKLDLAEVQFAKAVELEPNNFDANHNLGELYIQRGKLQQAAESLAKAQKIEPDSYDNGYDLARAYLLIGKTNEARETIGSLIARKNTAELHNLLAEVEEKEGKFVAAANEYETAAHMEPSESNLFDWGSELLVHRTLDPSVEVFQKATELYPKSARLAVGLGMALYARGNYEDAVKSLLRAADLNPSDPGCYLFLSRAYDSSPNQADEVIERFHRYAQLQPRNPRALYYYAMSLWKGKRAQQTDQDLSEIAKLLKSSIALDNKFAEAHLQLGNLYSDQKHYAEAIPEYMQALTQNPDLADAHYRLGQAYVRTGDKQHAQQQFDVYQKLRTQHLAEIDQQKAEIRQFVYSAKNASPPKSE, from the coding sequence GTGACTCTCCGATTCTGTCTGGGCCTCTTTACTACTTGGGCAATCGTTGCCTGCGGACTCCTTGCTGCCCAGACGAATGGGCAATCTCGCAATCTTGATCGATCCTTCCAGTCCGCCGTCGCTGACTACAACGCCGGTCATTTTCCTCAAGCTGCTTCAAAGCTCGAAGCACTACTGCCACAGGCACCAAACAGTTTCGATGTTCATGAACTGCTTGGTCTCATATATTCCGCGGAATCTCAGAACGCGAAAGCAACGGAACATCTGCAGAAGGCCGTGAGCCTCAATCCGGCTTCAGCTGCGGCGAGAACGAACCTGGCTGCCAACCTCGTTCGACGGAAGAAGCTCGATTTGGCCGAAGTTCAGTTCGCGAAAGCCGTCGAATTGGAGCCGAACAATTTCGACGCCAATCACAATCTCGGCGAACTGTATATTCAGCGCGGAAAGCTTCAACAGGCTGCGGAATCTCTGGCGAAGGCGCAGAAGATCGAGCCTGACTCGTATGACAACGGATACGACCTCGCGCGTGCATATCTGCTCATCGGCAAGACGAATGAGGCGCGCGAGACGATCGGTTCACTCATTGCGAGGAAGAACACCGCCGAGCTGCACAACCTGCTCGCGGAAGTAGAGGAGAAGGAAGGCAAGTTTGTTGCCGCAGCCAATGAATATGAAACTGCCGCTCATATGGAGCCCAGCGAGAGCAATCTTTTCGACTGGGGCAGCGAACTGCTGGTGCATCGCACGCTCGATCCCTCAGTTGAAGTGTTCCAGAAAGCCACCGAACTTTATCCCAAATCGGCGCGGCTGGCGGTTGGACTGGGCATGGCTTTGTACGCGCGTGGGAACTACGAGGATGCGGTGAAGTCGCTGCTGCGGGCGGCTGACCTGAATCCGTCTGATCCGGGCTGCTACTTATTCTTGTCGCGTGCCTACGACAGCTCTCCCAATCAGGCGGATGAAGTGATTGAGCGCTTCCATCGTTACGCGCAGCTTCAGCCGCGTAACCCTCGAGCGCTCTACTACTACGCGATGAGCTTGTGGAAAGGGAAGCGAGCGCAGCAAACGGATCAAGACCTTAGCGAGATCGCGAAGCTTCTGAAATCGTCGATCGCGCTCGATAACAAATTCGCCGAAGCTCATCTCCAGTTGGGCAATCTCTATTCCGACCAGAAGCATTACGCAGAGGCGATTCCGGAATATATGCAGGCCTTGACGCAAAATCCCGATCTAGCCGACGCGCACTACCGGCTTGGGCAAGCGTACGTGCGGACTGGTGACAAGCAACATGCCCAGCAGCAGTTCGATGTTTATCAAAAATTGCGAACGCAGCATTTGGCGGAAATCGATCAGCAGAAAGCTGAGATCCGGCAGTTCGTGTACTCGGCCAAAAATGCGTCTCCGCCAAAGTCGGAGTGA